In the Candidatus Rhodoblastus alkanivorans genome, one interval contains:
- a CDS encoding glucan biosynthesis protein, whose amino-acid sequence MPQIDRRFLLNAFALSGAAALAPRALSPAAAEPSGAAGGRPPAPRFGFDDVVKRARDLAAAPYDAAMPKLPEALNRLDFDAYRDIRFKPEKSPITSGPYRLQLFHPGFIYKRPVVVNTIRDGIATPIPFSTSLFDYGRAKFEKNLPVNLGFAGFRLHYPLNSPHGQDELVSFLGATYFRFLGRGQSYGLSARGLAVNTGGDDEEFPYFREFWIETSAKQPEKATIFALLDSASVTGAYQFELTPGDESVMEVAATIFPRRDNVKFGLAPLTSMFFLGEDRNSGKPSDDWRPELHDSDGLLMHTATGEWIWRPLRAPRVMAMSTFPQDHIKGFGLVQRDRNFDHYQDLELLYEIRPTYFVEPHGDWGEGRIELLELATKDETADNIVAYWTPTTPPPSGKPFSYSYRIRALLEAADLSPAGRVVNTWKTWPKALGSNETVDVGSRRFIVDFAGGDLAFYAQDPSTVQINASASLGKVTRTILMPNPHIKGFRAFVDVQVEPGQSTNISAFLHAGPKKLTETWLEPWIAE is encoded by the coding sequence ATGCCCCAGATCGACCGCCGTTTCCTGCTCAACGCTTTCGCGCTCTCGGGCGCCGCCGCGCTCGCCCCGCGCGCCCTGTCGCCAGCAGCGGCTGAACCCTCCGGCGCGGCGGGCGGGCGGCCTCCGGCGCCGCGTTTCGGCTTCGACGACGTCGTGAAGCGCGCCCGCGATCTCGCCGCCGCGCCCTATGACGCGGCCATGCCGAAATTGCCCGAGGCTTTGAACAGGCTCGATTTCGACGCCTATCGCGACATCCGCTTCAAGCCCGAGAAATCGCCGATCACCTCAGGCCCCTACCGCCTGCAATTGTTCCATCCCGGCTTCATCTACAAGCGCCCGGTGGTGGTGAACACGATCCGCGACGGCATCGCCACGCCGATCCCCTTTTCCACCAGCCTGTTCGACTATGGCCGCGCCAAGTTCGAGAAGAATCTCCCGGTCAATCTCGGCTTCGCCGGCTTCCGCCTGCATTATCCGCTGAATTCGCCCCACGGCCAGGATGAGCTGGTGTCCTTTCTCGGCGCCACTTATTTCCGTTTCCTCGGCCGGGGCCAGTCCTATGGGCTTTCCGCGCGCGGCCTTGCCGTCAATACCGGCGGCGACGACGAGGAATTTCCCTATTTTCGCGAATTCTGGATCGAGACCTCGGCCAAGCAGCCCGAAAAGGCGACCATCTTCGCTTTGCTCGACAGCGCCTCGGTCACCGGCGCCTATCAGTTCGAACTCACGCCTGGCGACGAAAGCGTGATGGAGGTCGCCGCCACCATCTTCCCCCGCCGCGACAATGTGAAATTCGGCCTCGCGCCGCTCACCTCGATGTTCTTCCTCGGCGAGGACCGCAACAGCGGCAAGCCCTCCGACGACTGGCGCCCCGAGCTGCACGATTCGGACGGGCTCCTGATGCACACGGCGACCGGCGAATGGATCTGGCGGCCGCTGCGCGCGCCACGGGTCATGGCCATGTCCACCTTCCCGCAGGACCATATCAAGGGCTTCGGCCTCGTCCAGCGCGACCGCAATTTCGACCATTATCAGGATCTCGAACTCCTATATGAGATTCGCCCGACCTATTTCGTCGAACCGCATGGCGACTGGGGCGAAGGGCGGATCGAACTGCTCGAACTCGCGACCAAGGACGAGACCGCCGACAATATCGTCGCCTATTGGACCCCGACCACGCCGCCGCCCTCGGGCAAGCCTTTCTCTTATTCCTATCGGATCCGCGCTTTACTGGAGGCCGCCGATCTTTCGCCCGCCGGCCGCGTGGTCAACACCTGGAAGACCTGGCCCAAGGCGCTTGGCTCCAACGAAACCGTCGATGTCGGCTCGCGCCGCTTCATCGTTGACTTCGCCGGCGGCGACCTGGCCTTTTACGCCCAGGATCCCAGCACCGTGCAGATCAACGCCTCGGCCTCCCTGGGCAAGGTGACCCGCACCATTCTCATGCCCAACCCGCATATCAAAGGCTTCCGCGCCTTCGTCGATGTTCAGGTCGAGCCGGGACAATCGACCAATATCAGCGCCTTCCTCCACGCCGGGCCGAAAAAGCTGACCGAAACCTGGCTTGAGCCGTGGATCGCGGAATGA
- a CDS encoding type III PLP-dependent enzyme, whose translation MTDRILEFLRHRREKGLDSGPCLVVDLDVVRDNYNAFAKALPDTRVFYAVKANPALEVLSLLADLGSCFDCASVVEIEQALAAGAAPDRVSFGNTIKKERDIARAFALGVRLFAVDCDAEVEKVARAAPGAKVFCRMLCDGVGAEWPLSRKFGCAPDMAPRVLEHAHRLGLEAYGLSFHVGSQQRNPRMWNGALKAAAGVFRELAERGIVLQMVNLGGGFPTRYLKRVSSVRTYGDAIFRALRRHFGNQIPETIIEPGRGMVGDAGMIEAEVVLISKKSDDDELKWVYLDIGKFNGLAETMDEMIRYPIRTDYDADPREPCVLAGPTCDSVDVLYEKEPYPLPISLEIGAKVLIEGTGAYTTTYSAVGFNGFPPLQSFVI comes from the coding sequence ATGACCGATCGTATCCTCGAATTCCTCCGCCACCGCCGCGAAAAGGGGCTGGATTCCGGCCCTTGCCTCGTCGTCGATCTCGATGTCGTGCGCGACAATTACAACGCCTTCGCCAAGGCGCTGCCGGACACCCGCGTGTTCTATGCCGTCAAGGCCAATCCGGCCCTGGAAGTGCTGTCGCTGCTCGCCGATCTCGGCTCCTGCTTCGACTGCGCCTCGGTGGTCGAGATCGAGCAGGCGCTCGCCGCCGGCGCAGCTCCCGACCGCGTCTCCTTCGGCAATACGATCAAGAAGGAGCGCGACATTGCGCGCGCTTTCGCGCTCGGCGTCCGGCTGTTCGCGGTCGATTGCGACGCGGAGGTCGAAAAGGTCGCGCGCGCCGCGCCCGGCGCCAAGGTCTTCTGCCGCATGCTGTGCGACGGCGTCGGCGCCGAATGGCCCTTGTCGCGCAAATTCGGCTGCGCGCCGGACATGGCGCCGCGCGTTCTGGAGCACGCCCATCGTCTTGGCCTGGAGGCCTATGGCCTGTCCTTCCATGTCGGCTCGCAGCAGCGCAATCCGCGCATGTGGAACGGCGCGCTCAAAGCGGCCGCGGGCGTGTTCCGTGAACTGGCCGAGCGGGGCATCGTCCTGCAGATGGTCAATCTCGGCGGCGGCTTCCCGACCCGCTATCTCAAGCGGGTGTCGAGCGTGCGGACCTATGGCGACGCCATCTTCCGGGCGCTGCGACGACATTTCGGCAACCAGATCCCGGAGACGATCATTGAGCCGGGACGCGGCATGGTCGGCGACGCCGGCATGATCGAGGCGGAAGTCGTGCTGATTTCCAAAAAGTCGGACGACGACGAGTTGAAGTGGGTCTATCTCGACATCGGCAAGTTCAATGGTCTGGCCGAAACCATGGACGAGATGATCCGCTATCCGATCCGCACCGATTACGATGCGGACCCGCGCGAGCCTTGCGTCCTGGCCGGTCCGACCTGCGATTCGGTGGATGTGCTCTATGAAAAGGAGCCCTATCCGCTGCCGATCAGTCTCGAAATCGGCGCCAAAGTGCTGATCGAGGGGACAGGCGCCTATACCACGACCTATTCCGCGGTCGGTTTCAACGGTTTCCCGCCGTTGCAGTCCTTCGTGATCTAA